Proteins co-encoded in one Desulfotomaculum sp. genomic window:
- a CDS encoding GTP-binding protein HSR1 — MPANLTPQYYAAEESFRKAITITEKISALEDMLAVIPKHKGTEKLQADIKRRLAKLREEGQKKNALNRHDPFHIEKQGAGQVALVGYPNSGKSALVGALTRAKVKVADYPFTTVIPSSGMLPFEEVHIQLVDTPPLTTEGFPPGLAGLLISADALLLVIDSCAGECLDQLESILRLLDERKIIRIQAAAALKVKPIQRLIIVANKTDRLEGKENLQLMQELLPPNLDILPVSAEKGKNLEQLKTRLFAALEIIRVFTKPPGKEPDFTRPFILPQGSSVLELVEDIHKDFVKNLRGARIWGSARFPGQSVPKEYIIRDKDIIELLV; from the coding sequence ATGCCGGCCAATCTGACTCCCCAGTATTACGCCGCAGAAGAGTCCTTCCGCAAGGCTATCACAATCACCGAAAAAATATCCGCCCTGGAAGACATGCTTGCCGTAATTCCAAAGCATAAAGGCACGGAAAAACTGCAGGCCGACATTAAAAGGCGTTTAGCCAAGCTGCGGGAAGAAGGACAAAAGAAGAATGCTTTAAACCGGCACGATCCTTTCCATATTGAAAAACAGGGCGCCGGGCAGGTAGCCCTGGTCGGCTATCCCAACAGCGGTAAATCAGCCCTGGTTGGAGCTTTGACCAGGGCTAAAGTAAAAGTCGCCGACTATCCTTTTACTACTGTAATTCCTTCCAGCGGCATGCTTCCTTTTGAAGAGGTTCATATTCAACTTGTTGATACTCCCCCGCTTACTACAGAAGGTTTTCCACCCGGGCTGGCCGGGTTGCTGATCAGCGCTGACGCTTTGCTGCTTGTCATCGACAGTTGTGCCGGGGAATGCTTGGACCAACTTGAGAGCATCCTGCGGCTCTTAGATGAACGTAAGATTATTCGTATACAGGCTGCTGCGGCGTTAAAAGTAAAACCAATACAGCGGTTGATAATCGTCGCCAACAAAACAGACCGGCTAGAGGGAAAAGAAAACCTACAGTTAATGCAGGAATTGTTGCCGCCTAATCTTGACATACTCCCGGTTTCCGCAGAAAAAGGCAAGAATTTAGAACAGCTAAAAACCAGGTTGTTTGCAGCGCTGGAAATAATTAGGGTTTTTACGAAGCCGCCAGGTAAGGAACCCGATTTTACCCGTCCCTTTATTTTACCGCAGGGCAGCAGCGTTTTGGAGTTGGTGGAAGATATACACAAGGACTTTGTAAAAAACCTGCGGGGCGCGCGGATCTGGGGTTCCGCCCGCTTTCCCGGTCAGAGCGTGCCCAAGGAATACATTATCCGTGACAAAGACATTATAGAATTGCTTGTCTGA
- a CDS encoding methylcobamide--CoM methyltransferase: protein MTSKERLVKALKGERVDRPPFICPGGMMNMATVEVMKQVCAPWPDAHVNPQKMSQLALGVSRLTGIENLGVPFCLTVEAESLGARVVMGTLETEPRVAGYPLREVDQWPALKEAASDASRAQSVTEAVSLLARDDNGLPVIANLTGPVTLATSLVEPMAFFKAMGKQPEEVHSFLSFITGRLIAFGKAQLQAGAEVLTIADPSGTGEILGPRRFAEFALPYLNCVLEELKGCCKATIVHICGRLGSIFQEVDRLKADAISIDSLTSVSDLKNALLNKVVVGNVSTYLLQKSRPDRIKNAAAACLKHGAAVLSPACGISPLTPLANLQAMAHAAKEFSPGGSEE from the coding sequence ATGACATCGAAAGAGCGGCTGGTTAAAGCCCTTAAAGGTGAAAGGGTGGACAGACCGCCTTTTATTTGTCCCGGCGGCATGATGAATATGGCGACGGTTGAAGTTATGAAGCAGGTTTGCGCACCCTGGCCTGATGCCCATGTTAATCCGCAGAAAATGTCTCAGTTGGCCCTGGGTGTTTCCCGTTTAACCGGTATTGAAAACCTTGGCGTGCCTTTTTGCCTGACTGTGGAAGCGGAGTCTCTGGGTGCAAGGGTAGTAATGGGGACGTTGGAGACTGAGCCCAGAGTGGCAGGTTACCCGCTTCGCGAAGTAGACCAATGGCCTGCCCTCAAGGAAGCAGCGTCGGATGCGTCAAGGGCGCAAAGTGTCACGGAGGCTGTGTCATTGTTGGCCAGGGATGACAACGGCTTGCCTGTTATCGCAAATCTGACCGGTCCGGTTACTTTGGCTACTTCACTGGTTGAGCCTATGGCCTTCTTTAAGGCGATGGGAAAACAGCCTGAAGAAGTACATAGCTTTTTATCGTTTATTACCGGCAGATTAATTGCCTTCGGCAAAGCTCAACTACAGGCCGGGGCTGAAGTGCTGACCATTGCCGATCCCAGCGGCACGGGTGAAATTCTGGGACCGCGCCGTTTCGCTGAGTTCGCCTTGCCTTATTTAAACTGTGTCCTGGAAGAACTTAAAGGCTGCTGCAAGGCAACTATAGTGCATATTTGTGGCCGTCTTGGGAGTATCTTTCAAGAGGTTGACCGGCTGAAGGCGGATGCCATAAGTATAGATTCTTTAACAAGCGTTTCAGACCTTAAAAATGCTCTATTGAACAAAGTTGTTGTAGGAAATGTGAGCACATACCTGCTTCAAAAGAGCCGACCCGATAGGATCAAAAATGCCGCTGCGGCCTGCCTGAAACATGGAGCGGCTGTTTTGTCCCCGGCCTGCGGTATCAGTCCGTTGACACCTCTGGCTAATTTGCAGGCTATGGCCCATGCGGCGAAAGAATTCTCACCCGGGGGATCGGAAGAATGA
- a CDS encoding ferredoxin encodes MTMAGKPPLLKELAVEWNGAGRCSLLKLLCEAELEPQSSCGGEGKCGKCKVRIISGDCSLPGEDELTRLTAEEIENNIRLACRCSVKGKVVLRREQNEQRPRVLEDSISTFFQLEPFLRKQKVTILRDCGQDSLLEQISGQTGAVISEKTLLQAITSLGEYRQDSLTAIIKEGSILGFEPASDAAGDCCGLAVDIGTTTIVAGLLDLKNGKELAVASAVNPQKKYGLDVLSRIECVQNDPSALKLLNTLIMSCLNELIGELCHKAGLNPLQIYEITVAANTVMLHLFLGVNPRSLGRFPYRTVFRKGVTVGAKELGLEVSTFAQVYCMPSVSSFIGADIIAGIISTGLDRSIKKELFLDIGTNGEIVLNKDGKLLACSAAAGPALEGMNISCGMIAAEGAVEEVCLRDSVDFRTIGNFPPRGLCGSGLLTLMAELLDAGVILPSGRMVAREEYERAHPGSFLAALIDHSKKEKRFWLVPPGIGVGSGLYISQADIRQVQLAKGAIVTGVKTLLSRSGLREEDIEKVFLAGAFGNYIHPRYLVRLGFFPDLWLDRICLAGNSSKAGAVMALLSCNIRRRTEELNCKVDYFELSRDSNFEKLFVENMSFACF; translated from the coding sequence ATGACTATGGCCGGGAAACCGCCGTTACTTAAAGAGCTTGCAGTAGAATGGAATGGCGCAGGCCGTTGCTCACTGTTAAAGCTTCTCTGCGAAGCTGAACTTGAACCGCAAAGTTCCTGCGGAGGAGAAGGTAAATGCGGAAAGTGCAAGGTACGGATTATTTCTGGAGATTGTTCTTTGCCGGGAGAGGATGAACTAACCCGCCTGACAGCAGAAGAGATTGAAAACAATATTCGTTTGGCATGCCGCTGCAGTGTCAAGGGGAAGGTCGTTCTGCGCCGGGAGCAGAACGAACAGCGGCCGCGTGTATTGGAGGACAGTATAAGCACATTTTTTCAATTGGAACCTTTTCTACGAAAGCAGAAAGTGACAATTCTCCGGGACTGCGGACAGGATTCGTTATTGGAGCAGATCAGCGGACAAACTGGCGCTGTAATCAGCGAAAAAACATTGTTGCAGGCAATCACTTCTTTAGGTGAATACCGGCAGGACAGTCTGACAGCGATTATTAAAGAAGGTTCGATATTAGGATTTGAACCCGCCAGCGACGCGGCGGGAGATTGCTGCGGTTTGGCTGTAGATATCGGTACAACCACAATTGTAGCGGGACTTTTGGATCTCAAAAATGGAAAAGAACTTGCCGTCGCCTCGGCTGTGAATCCCCAAAAAAAGTATGGTTTGGACGTCTTATCAAGGATTGAGTGCGTTCAAAACGACCCTTCGGCTCTGAAACTATTAAACACTTTGATCATGTCCTGTTTAAATGAATTGATTGGGGAGTTGTGTCATAAAGCTGGACTCAATCCGCTGCAGATATACGAGATAACAGTTGCCGCCAATACGGTAATGCTGCATCTTTTTTTAGGTGTAAATCCAAGGTCTTTGGGGAGGTTTCCCTACCGCACGGTTTTTAGGAAAGGGGTGACGGTAGGCGCCAAAGAACTGGGGCTGGAGGTATCAACGTTTGCCCAGGTGTACTGTATGCCCTCCGTATCCAGCTTTATCGGGGCCGATATTATAGCCGGGATAATATCCACAGGGTTAGACAGGTCTATAAAAAAAGAGCTCTTTTTAGATATCGGTACAAACGGAGAAATCGTTCTTAACAAAGACGGTAAGCTGCTGGCATGTTCAGCAGCCGCCGGGCCTGCTCTGGAAGGAATGAACATCTCCTGCGGCATGATAGCGGCGGAAGGCGCTGTGGAGGAAGTGTGTTTGCGTGATAGTGTTGATTTTCGCACTATCGGTAACTTTCCGCCCCGTGGGTTATGCGGGAGCGGATTACTGACGCTGATGGCCGAATTACTGGATGCCGGTGTCATTCTGCCCTCAGGCCGGATGGTTGCAAGAGAAGAATACGAAAGAGCGCATCCCGGTTCGTTTCTGGCTGCGCTTATCGATCATTCCAAAAAGGAAAAAAGGTTTTGGCTGGTACCTCCTGGTATAGGTGTCGGATCCGGCTTGTATATTAGTCAGGCAGACATACGTCAGGTGCAGCTGGCCAAGGGAGCCATAGTTACCGGCGTCAAGACGTTATTATCACGGTCTGGACTGAGAGAGGAAGATATAGAAAAAGTATTTTTAGCCGGGGCTTTCGGAAATTATATACACCCCCGGTATTTGGTGCGCCTCGGATTTTTTCCTGATTTATGGCTGGACAGGATCTGCCTTGCGGGCAATTCTTCCAAAGCCGGAGCTGTGATGGCTTTATTGTCATGCAATATACGCCGGCGGACGGAAGAACTAAACTGCAAGGTTGATTACTTTGAGCTTTCCAGAGATAGCAATTTCGAAAAACTATTTGTTGAGAACATGTCATTTGCCTGCTTTTAA
- a CDS encoding HAD family hydrolase gives MTKDTILLQGLTDEQAKMLQDQFGKNELADKRKQSFFMKVLHIVSEPMFLLLIIAAVIYFILGEPRDGAIMLFFVLGIISIDVIQEWKTDRTLDALKDLTAPRSKVIRNGKEQMISSADIVPGDLMIISEGGKIPADGEIIRENDLCVDESLLTGEAEGVWKTASGSKSGNSAEYWRKDYCYAGTMVIQGSAIIHVKKIGAATEYGKIGANVASAAESPTPLQKQTRQLVKFSAGIAAVLLISVGIITYFNIPDHIFKDRIIESILAGITLAMAMIPEEFPVILTVFLSMGAWRLAKKHSLVRKLPSVETLGAVSVLCVDKTGTITMNQMTVRETWAIDGNTSAFCELMGLACEEETYDQMEKAMLLHCENLGITRSHLFGGRLITEYPFTNELKMMGHVWNHDGEIIIAAKGSPESILKICSMSGMECSRSEEKMAEMQKNGLRVIAVGTMKLDSESKIPAAITDCSLTLQGLVGLTDPPRDSVKEDIRKCNEAGVRVVMVTGDNGLTASSIAKQVGMPNNDKIITGYELDQMSDEVLCDRVSNVSIFSRVIPEHKMRIVKAFKENGEIVAMTGDGVNDAPALKKADIGIAMGKRGSEVSREAADLILMDDNFSTIVDTIQDGRRIYDNIRKAVGYVFTIHIPIALAALLAPFLGINPASLLLLPVHVVLLELVIDPTCSIVLERQPAEHNIMERRPRNPQENILTPGTFTKSILQGLFIFAASFITYFVLLRQNPDNAALARTMGISVIIIANLFLVHVNSSNYDLVVHSMIRLAKDKVMWFVFIGTVTGLLLILYTPLHVFLKLTPLPVGHFFAAVGIAAVSVLWYEIVKLLRSFRLSNNLRPKGKK, from the coding sequence ATGACGAAAGATACCATATTATTACAAGGTTTAACTGATGAGCAGGCTAAGATGCTGCAGGATCAGTTCGGCAAAAACGAACTTGCAGATAAGAGAAAACAAAGCTTTTTCATGAAAGTGCTCCACATTGTCTCAGAGCCTATGTTCCTGCTTTTAATAATAGCGGCAGTTATCTATTTTATTTTGGGTGAACCCCGTGACGGCGCAATAATGCTTTTTTTTGTTCTTGGCATCATTAGTATAGATGTCATACAGGAATGGAAGACCGACAGAACCTTAGATGCTCTGAAAGACTTAACAGCGCCGCGCAGTAAAGTAATTAGAAACGGAAAAGAGCAAATGATCTCAAGTGCGGATATAGTCCCGGGTGATTTGATGATTATCTCGGAAGGAGGAAAAATTCCTGCCGACGGAGAGATTATTAGAGAAAATGACCTTTGTGTCGATGAATCCTTACTTACCGGGGAAGCGGAGGGTGTTTGGAAAACTGCCTCCGGCAGCAAAAGCGGCAACAGCGCCGAATACTGGCGTAAAGATTACTGCTATGCAGGAACAATGGTTATTCAGGGTAGCGCCATAATTCATGTTAAAAAGATTGGTGCGGCAACAGAGTATGGTAAAATCGGCGCCAATGTGGCATCTGCTGCAGAAAGCCCCACTCCTTTGCAAAAACAGACACGCCAGCTTGTAAAGTTCTCTGCGGGAATCGCTGCCGTCCTGCTGATATCGGTTGGTATTATTACATATTTCAATATTCCAGACCATATATTCAAAGACAGAATTATTGAAAGCATTCTTGCTGGAATTACACTTGCGATGGCCATGATACCGGAAGAATTCCCTGTTATTCTGACGGTATTTTTGTCTATGGGAGCATGGAGGCTGGCAAAAAAACATTCTCTAGTCCGCAAGCTTCCCTCAGTTGAAACTTTAGGCGCCGTATCCGTTCTTTGTGTTGACAAGACAGGTACCATCACAATGAATCAAATGACTGTACGTGAAACTTGGGCTATAGACGGCAATACCAGTGCTTTCTGTGAGTTAATGGGGCTTGCCTGCGAGGAAGAGACATATGACCAAATGGAAAAGGCGATGCTGCTGCATTGTGAAAACCTTGGCATCACCAGAAGTCACTTATTTGGCGGCAGGTTGATTACAGAATATCCTTTTACAAATGAATTGAAAATGATGGGGCATGTCTGGAACCACGATGGCGAGATTATTATCGCGGCTAAAGGCTCCCCTGAGAGCATTTTAAAAATCTGCAGCATGTCAGGGATGGAATGCAGTCGCTCAGAAGAGAAAATGGCCGAAATGCAAAAAAATGGCTTACGTGTCATTGCTGTGGGCACAATGAAGCTGGACAGTGAATCAAAAATTCCCGCTGCAATTACCGACTGTAGTTTAACACTTCAGGGTCTGGTTGGCTTAACGGATCCCCCCAGGGATTCTGTGAAAGAAGATATCAGGAAATGTAATGAAGCGGGAGTCAGAGTAGTCATGGTTACCGGAGATAACGGGCTCACGGCAAGCAGCATAGCAAAGCAGGTAGGCATGCCGAACAACGATAAAATTATCACCGGTTACGAACTGGACCAAATGAGTGATGAAGTGTTGTGTGACCGGGTGTCTAATGTGAGTATTTTTTCCCGAGTTATTCCCGAACATAAAATGCGAATCGTGAAGGCTTTTAAGGAGAATGGGGAAATTGTGGCCATGACAGGTGATGGAGTAAACGATGCTCCCGCGCTTAAAAAAGCGGATATTGGAATTGCTATGGGTAAACGTGGATCTGAAGTATCCAGAGAAGCCGCTGATTTAATTTTGATGGACGACAATTTTTCAACCATTGTAGATACTATTCAGGACGGCAGAAGAATTTATGATAATATCAGAAAAGCTGTGGGTTATGTTTTTACTATTCACATTCCTATTGCCTTAGCTGCGCTGCTAGCGCCGTTTCTAGGCATAAACCCGGCAAGCCTTTTATTATTGCCGGTACATGTAGTGCTTCTGGAGCTTGTTATTGACCCCACCTGCTCTATAGTATTGGAACGCCAGCCTGCAGAACATAACATTATGGAACGCAGACCAAGAAATCCGCAGGAAAATATCCTTACTCCCGGAACATTTACGAAAAGCATTTTACAAGGGCTGTTTATTTTTGCCGCTTCTTTTATTACTTATTTTGTATTACTGCGGCAAAACCCCGATAACGCTGCCCTGGCGAGAACTATGGGAATCTCAGTGATAATCATAGCAAATTTATTTTTAGTCCATGTAAATAGTTCGAACTATGATCTTGTTGTCCATTCGATGATCCGTCTGGCCAAAGATAAAGTTATGTGGTTTGTCTTCATAGGTACTGTAACAGGTCTTTTACTAATCTTATATACACCTCTTCATGTGTTCCTGAAGCTTACGCCGCTACCTGTCGGTCATTTTTTTGCAGCAGTCGGTATAGCAGCGGTGTCAGTTTTGTGGTATGAAATTGTAAAGCTTTTAAGAAGCTTCAGATTGTCAAATAACCTCCGCCCGAAAGGTAAGAAATGA
- a CDS encoding cobalamin-binding protein, with protein MSDTQNILDRLANGVRDMDEELVVKAAGDALENELEALTAINEGLIKGMNEAGRLYEEEEYFVPELLLCSDAMYAGLNILSPHVLRSDEKSKVRVVIGVVEGDTHDIGKNLVKLMLDIEGFEIYDLGRDVPLADFVSKAKEVDAALICLSTLMSTTMDGMSTVINLLKEEGLREKITVLVGGGPLSQSFAARIGADGYAENATKAVRLAKRLLSQKGVAFFDDDIERAAG; from the coding sequence TTGAGTGATACTCAGAACATACTGGATCGTTTAGCCAATGGAGTCAGGGATATGGATGAGGAACTTGTCGTCAAGGCTGCCGGGGACGCCCTGGAAAATGAATTAGAAGCTCTTACGGCTATCAATGAAGGGCTGATCAAGGGAATGAATGAAGCAGGACGCCTTTACGAGGAAGAAGAATACTTTGTTCCCGAACTGCTTTTATGCTCCGATGCCATGTACGCCGGCCTGAACATACTGTCGCCGCATGTCCTGCGGTCGGATGAAAAGAGCAAAGTCAGGGTTGTTATAGGAGTGGTGGAGGGTGACACCCACGATATCGGCAAGAATCTGGTTAAGTTGATGCTTGATATAGAAGGGTTTGAGATTTATGATTTGGGGCGCGATGTTCCTTTGGCTGATTTTGTAAGCAAGGCCAAAGAAGTTGACGCTGCTCTCATTTGCCTTTCTACACTGATGTCCACCACAATGGACGGTATGTCCACAGTAATAAATCTGTTAAAAGAAGAAGGCTTAAGAGAGAAAATTACAGTGCTGGTCGGCGGCGGCCCTTTATCTCAATCATTTGCCGCCCGCATCGGGGCCGATGGCTATGCTGAAAACGCTACCAAAGCTGTAAGATTGGCCAAAAGGCTGTTGTCTCAAAAAGGAGTGGCTTTTTTTGACGATGACATCGAAAGAGCGGCTGGTTAA
- a CDS encoding glutamate-5-semialdehyde dehydrogenase, giving the protein MVINELAQQVKEASIDLAAMSIEQKNRALAKIAAALTEHRDEIIKANQDDLTRSEGEQLSEPLLKRLKFDEAKINDVVEGIHSLISLEDPVGVTLLSTEMDEGLELYRTTCPIGVIGVIFESRPDALVQISTLCLKSGNGVLLKGGSEAKGTNRILTDVILKATEEAGIPGNWIKLLETRSDVNEMLKLDEYINLIIPRGSNEFVRYIMDNSRISVLGHADGICHCYVDDEFDMKMAVRIVLDSKTQYVAVCNAAETLLVSQKAAPAFLPVLKEVLEQKKVELFGCPKTREIIDVTEATEKDWKTEYLDYKLSVRVVENISEAINHINYYGSGHTDSIITSNRDNAARFMSLVDSGNVFWNCSTRFSDGFRYGLGAEVGISTSKIHARGPVGLEGLVIYKYKLVGNGQIVAEYANKEKTFKHRKLDKQCPL; this is encoded by the coding sequence TTGGTAATAAATGAATTAGCCCAGCAGGTAAAAGAAGCCTCCATTGATTTGGCGGCCATGAGCATTGAACAAAAAAACAGGGCCTTAGCAAAAATTGCCGCAGCTTTGACAGAACATAGGGATGAAATCATCAAGGCCAACCAGGATGACCTGACCAGAAGCGAGGGTGAACAGCTTTCCGAACCGCTCTTAAAAAGGCTCAAGTTTGATGAAGCAAAGATCAACGACGTAGTTGAGGGAATCCATAGCCTGATTAGTCTTGAGGATCCTGTGGGAGTAACACTGTTATCAACGGAAATGGACGAAGGCCTGGAGCTTTATAGGACTACCTGTCCTATAGGAGTGATTGGTGTAATATTTGAATCCAGGCCTGATGCTTTGGTGCAAATTTCAACTCTTTGCCTGAAAAGCGGCAACGGGGTGCTGCTGAAAGGGGGCTCGGAGGCGAAAGGGACCAACCGGATTCTCACCGATGTTATTTTAAAAGCCACAGAAGAGGCTGGTATTCCAGGGAACTGGATAAAGCTTCTGGAGACGAGATCTGATGTAAACGAGATGCTCAAGCTGGACGAGTACATAAACCTGATTATCCCCAGGGGTTCTAACGAATTTGTCAGATACATCATGGACAATTCCAGAATTTCAGTACTGGGACATGCTGACGGTATCTGCCACTGTTATGTCGACGATGAGTTTGACATGAAAATGGCGGTAAGGATTGTCCTGGATTCCAAAACTCAGTATGTAGCCGTGTGCAATGCAGCGGAAACATTGCTGGTGAGCCAGAAAGCCGCTCCCGCGTTTTTGCCGGTTTTGAAGGAAGTCCTGGAACAAAAAAAAGTTGAACTGTTTGGCTGTCCGAAGACACGTGAAATTATAGACGTTACCGAAGCCACCGAGAAAGACTGGAAGACAGAATATCTTGATTACAAGTTATCGGTAAGGGTAGTCGAAAACATCAGCGAAGCGATCAATCATATCAATTATTATGGATCCGGCCACACAGACAGCATCATTACGTCCAACAGAGACAATGCAGCCCGCTTTATGTCCCTGGTTGACTCAGGAAATGTATTCTGGAATTGCTCTACCCGCTTTAGCGACGGCTTTCGCTACGGACTGGGCGCGGAGGTTGGGATAAGCACCAGCAAGATTCATGCCAGGGGACCGGTCGGCCTGGAGGGGCTGGTTATTTACAAATATAAACTGGTTGGAAACGGCCAAATTGTTGCGGAGTACGCGAACAAAGAAAAAACGTTTAAGCACAGAAAGCTGGATAAACAGTGCCCCTTATAA
- a CDS encoding 1,4-dihydroxy-6-naphthoate synthase, translated as MGWADWELVEGNNFKDLIYEKKYHQELEGGVARITINRPQKLNALTADTMDELFHAFYEANHDPTIGVIVLTGSGDKAFCTGGDVVWEEKELRTQVYWRYPPPQILRMSRKPVIAAVKGYCMGMGNCLAYFSDFTIAAENAVFAQGGPRVANPVDGYVVAYLVSVVGAKKAREIYMLCRRYTAQEALEMKLVNTVVPIEKIEWEVDKWCEEILALSPGCIEVLKATFDMEIDYMAGSYGQLARLMFPDWFTSLEAKEGPRAFLEKRKPKFWKIRKDELKNRE; from the coding sequence ATGGGCTGGGCTGATTGGGAACTGGTGGAAGGTAACAACTTTAAAGATCTCATTTATGAAAAAAAGTATCACCAGGAATTGGAGGGCGGAGTGGCCAGGATTACGATCAACCGTCCGCAAAAGCTGAACGCGTTGACAGCCGACACAATGGATGAGCTGTTCCATGCCTTTTATGAGGCGAACCACGACCCGACCATTGGTGTGATAGTACTTACAGGTTCAGGAGATAAGGCGTTTTGTACGGGTGGGGATGTTGTATGGGAGGAAAAGGAACTGAGAACCCAGGTTTACTGGAGGTATCCGCCCCCCCAAATTCTAAGGATGTCGAGAAAACCCGTCATTGCAGCCGTCAAGGGATACTGCATGGGAATGGGCAACTGCCTTGCTTACTTCAGTGACTTTACAATTGCTGCTGAAAACGCTGTTTTTGCCCAGGGCGGGCCGCGTGTGGCCAATCCTGTGGACGGCTATGTTGTGGCTTATCTGGTCAGCGTAGTCGGGGCTAAAAAAGCACGTGAGATCTATATGCTCTGCCGAAGATATACTGCACAGGAAGCGCTTGAAATGAAATTGGTCAATACGGTAGTTCCTATAGAAAAAATTGAATGGGAAGTCGATAAATGGTGTGAAGAAATATTAGCCCTCAGCCCGGGGTGCATAGAAGTGCTGAAGGCAACTTTTGACATGGAAATAGACTATATGGCGGGTTCATACGGCCAGCTTGCCAGATTGATGTTTCCGGACTGGTTCACCAGCCTGGAAGCTAAAGAAGGCCCGAGGGCTTTCTTGGAAAAAAGGAAGCCGAAATTCTGGAAAATCCGTAAGGACGAGCTAAAGAACAGGGAATAA